One Enterobacteriaceae endosymbiont of Donacia tomentosa genomic window, TCCTGCTATAATTCCATCAGAAATGTCTGAAAAAAATGATTTTTTTCGAAAAGACTCTCTTTTATATATATTAGTAATGTGTACTTCAATAAAAGGAATATTAATAGCTAATAAAGTATCACGTAATGCAATACTAGTATGTGTAAAAGCAGCTGGATTTAAAATAATATAATTAATTTTTTTACTAAATTCTATTAGACAATTAATTAATAAATATTCTGCATTAGATTGAAAATGACTAAGTTTACAATTATTTTTATTCGCTTGATTATCTAAAATATCTATTATGTCATTTAGTGACTTATAACCATATTTTTCAGGTTCTCTTTTTCCTAAAAGGTTCAAATTAGGCCCATTTAAAACTAAAATATGCTTCTTTTTTTGTTCTATTTTTTTATTCATTATATTACAATATATTTTTTATCATTTATAATAACATTTTATTTATAATAAATAATATATTTTTTATAAATAAAATGTTACTATCTGATGATAGTAATACATTTTTAATTAAAGAAATATAAAATATATAATCGGGTTTTTTTATTATGTTAAAAAAATTTCGGGGAATGTTTTCTAATGATTTATCTATTGATTTAGGTACAGCAAATACTTTAATTTATGTTAAAGGGCAAGGAATCGTTTTAAACGAACCTTCTGTGGTTGCTATTAGACAAGATAAATCAGGTTTTCCTAAAGGTCTTGCAGCTGTTGGTTATAATGCAAAACAAATGTTAGGAAGAACACCAGGTAATATTGCAGCTATTAGACCTATGAAAGATGGAGTTATAGCTGATTTTTTTATTACAGAAAAAATGTTGCAACATTTTATTAAACAAGTGCATAGTAATAGTTTTATGCGTCCTAGTCCTAGGGTACTAGTATGTGTTCCTGTAGGAGCTACACAAGTAGAAAGAAGAGCTATAAAAGAATCAGCTCAAGGTGCTGGAGCTCGTGAAGTATTTTTAATAGAAGAACCAATGGCAGCAGCAATTGGTTCTGGATTGCCAGTATCTGAAGCAACAGGGTCTATGGTAATAGATATAGGTGGGGGGACCACTGAAGTAGCTGTAATTTCTTTAAATGGTGTAGTATATTCTTCTTCTGTTAGAATAGGTGGAGATAGATTTGATGAAGCTATTATTAATCATGTTAGACGTAATTATGGTTCTTTAATTGGAGAAGCTACAGCTGAACGAATAAAACATCAAATTGGATCTGCATATAAAAATGAAGAAATATTAGAAATGGAAGTTAAAGGTCGTAATTTAGCTGAAGGAGTTCCAAGAGGATTTAAACTAAATTCACATGAAATATTAGATGCATTACAAGAACCTTTAACTGGTATAGTAAGTTCAGTAATGATTGCATTAGAACAATGTCCTCCAGAATTAGCTGCTGATATAGCTGAAAGGGGTATGGTATTAACAGGAGGAGGAGCTTTATTAAAATATTTTGATAAATTATTAATAGAAGCAACTGGAATTCCTGTTGTTGTTGCCGATGATCCTTTGACTTGTGTTGCTAGAGGGGGAGGAAAAGCATTAGAAATGATAGACATACATGGTGGAGATTTATTCAGTGAAGAATAATAGATTTTAATTTTCTTAAATGATATCTATATGAAATCAATTTTTAATAAAAAACCTGCATTTAAATTAAAAATTATTATAGCAATAATACTATCTGTAATAATTACTACAACAGATATTTATTCTAATTATTTCGTAAAATTACGGTACCATATTGATAGTAATATCAGTTATTTTTATTATATTATTAATAAACCATATGCAATATATGTTAATTTTATGAAAAAAAAAACGAGTAACAGTATTTTACGAAAACGCAATAAATATTTATATAATAAATTGTTGAAACAAAATTTTGAATTATATAACTTAAAAGCTATACAAAATGAAAATCATCAATTAAAAAAAATTTCAAGATTACCTATCTACTATAATAAACAAAAACAATTTGCAGAAATAATACCTACATTCTTTCCTATTTATAAAGATAGAATTTTTGTTAATAAGGGAAGCAGAAATAATATATCTCAGGGAACAATAGCTCTAAATAATAGAGGTATAATTGGACAAGTAATATTTAGTAATAAAGCAAGTAGCCAGGTTCTGTTAGTTTGTAATAAAAATAATTCAATTCCAATTCAAAAACGAAATAGTAATATTAAATTTATTTTAAATGGAGTTGGATGTAACCATAATTTACGTGCTGAAATCCCAAAAAAGATTAACATCCATATAGGAGACTTATTAGTAACTTCTGGGTTAGATGATCAATATCCAAAAAATTTTCCAGTAGCTACTGTAACTAATATTGTATTTGATACTGAAAAAAATATGAATATAATTTATGCAAAACCATTAATCAAAATAGAAGAAATAAGATATTTATTATTACTAACAAATCCAAAATAAAATTATGAGAAATTATTTACTGAAACTATTTATCTATATAACTTTTTTTATATCATTAATTTTGGAAATATTATTTATAAAATGTCATAATTTTATGTTCCATATATCGTGGACATTATTAATCATAATTTGCTGGATTTTTATAATTCCAGCAGAAATTAATATAATAACTAGTTTTATATTTGGTTTTATTATTGATTTATTTACTGATTCCCTCTTAGGGGTAAGAAGTCTACTATTTAGTATAGTAATACTATTTATATTAAATAAACATAAGTTTATTATTAATTTAAATATAATAAATAAAACAATATTAATATTTACTACTTTCAGTGTAATAAATATTATTTATTATTATTTAAATGGTTATTTTTTACAAATAAAATGTTTAAATTTTATATTACAAAATTTAATAAATAGTGTATTATATTGTGTTATCTATTTTTGTATGAAAAAAATTAAATATAAATATATTAACTATTTCTAATTATAAGAAATAAAAGAAATAAAAGAAATAAAAGAATAAAACATTATCCTGTTAGTTGATAATGTTTTAAAAAAACTCTAAAATTTTAAAAAAAATTATAAAATCAATACTTTTTAAATAAAAAATCAAATTATTGTAAATATTAATTTTTATAAGCAGATATATTTTTTTGGTAATCCTGCAATATAAGATGCTTGTCTTATAACTCCCTTAGGGAATAAATTAAAAATAAATACACTATTCCATTTTTCATTTTTATATTTTTTTTTTAACATATTAATTAGTATACGCAAATTAGGTGCTGTATTAAAATTTATATATAGAGAACGCAATACTACTATTACTTTCCAATGATCTGAAGT contains:
- the aroQ gene encoding type II 3-dehydroquinate dehydratase, encoding MNKKIEQKKKHILVLNGPNLNLLGKREPEKYGYKSLNDIIDILDNQANKNNCKLSHFQSNAEYLLINCLIEFSKKINYIILNPAAFTHTSIALRDTLLAINIPFIEVHITNIYKRESFRKKSFFSDISDGIIAGLGTYGYFLALEVILVRLLI
- a CDS encoding rod shape-determining protein, which gives rise to MLKKFRGMFSNDLSIDLGTANTLIYVKGQGIVLNEPSVVAIRQDKSGFPKGLAAVGYNAKQMLGRTPGNIAAIRPMKDGVIADFFITEKMLQHFIKQVHSNSFMRPSPRVLVCVPVGATQVERRAIKESAQGAGAREVFLIEEPMAAAIGSGLPVSEATGSMVIDIGGGTTEVAVISLNGVVYSSSVRIGGDRFDEAIINHVRRNYGSLIGEATAERIKHQIGSAYKNEEILEMEVKGRNLAEGVPRGFKLNSHEILDALQEPLTGIVSSVMIALEQCPPELAADIAERGMVLTGGGALLKYFDKLLIEATGIPVVVADDPLTCVARGGGKALEMIDIHGGDLFSEE
- the mreC gene encoding rod shape-determining protein MreC gives rise to the protein MKSIFNKKPAFKLKIIIAIILSVIITTTDIYSNYFVKLRYHIDSNISYFYYIINKPYAIYVNFMKKKTSNSILRKRNKYLYNKLLKQNFELYNLKAIQNENHQLKKISRLPIYYNKQKQFAEIIPTFFPIYKDRIFVNKGSRNNISQGTIALNNRGIIGQVIFSNKASSQVLLVCNKNNSIPIQKRNSNIKFILNGVGCNHNLRAEIPKKINIHIGDLLVTSGLDDQYPKNFPVATVTNIVFDTEKNMNIIYAKPLIKIEEIRYLLLLTNPK
- the mreD gene encoding rod shape-determining protein MreD produces the protein MRNYLLKLFIYITFFISLILEILFIKCHNFMFHISWTLLIIICWIFIIPAEINIITSFIFGFIIDLFTDSLLGVRSLLFSIVILFILNKHKFIINLNIINKTILIFTTFSVINIIYYYLNGYFLQIKCLNFILQNLINSVLYCVIYFCMKKIKYKYINYF
- a CDS encoding TusE/DsrC/DsvC family sulfur relay protein; protein product: MNLQKKKDIHNIFWKKESVLKRANSENIVLTSDHWKVIVVLRSLYINFNTAPNLRILINMLKKKYKNEKWNSVFIFNLFPKGVIRQASYIAGLPKKYICL